A single region of the Duganella sp. BuS-21 genome encodes:
- a CDS encoding exopolyphosphatase — MSKQYRLVTRSDFDGLVCAVLLKHLDLIDEILFVHPKDMQDGKISITDRDITTNLPYVAGAHIAFDHHLSETIRNTGDRQNHIIDPEAPSAARVVYDYYGGLKAFPASWDDMMAAVDKGDAARFNEQEVLNPEGWDLLNFLMDARTGLGRFREFRISNYNLMMDLIDYCKNHSIAEIMELPDVKERKELYFEHAEKCKDQIRRCATVHKNLVVLDLRNEEVIFAGNRFIVYAIFPQTNISIHVLWGLKNQNTVFATGKSILNRSSKTNIGALMLEYGGGGHENAGTCQVDNEMAEDVLGALIHRITTEG, encoded by the coding sequence ATGTCAAAACAATATCGCTTGGTAACGCGCAGTGACTTCGATGGTCTAGTCTGCGCGGTACTACTCAAGCACCTGGATCTGATAGATGAAATCCTGTTCGTCCACCCGAAGGACATGCAGGACGGTAAGATCAGCATCACCGATCGTGACATCACGACCAATTTGCCCTATGTGGCGGGCGCGCACATCGCCTTCGACCACCACCTGTCCGAAACCATCCGCAATACTGGCGATCGCCAGAATCACATCATCGATCCCGAGGCACCATCCGCCGCGCGCGTGGTGTATGACTACTATGGCGGCTTGAAGGCTTTCCCGGCGTCGTGGGACGATATGATGGCGGCGGTCGACAAGGGCGACGCCGCGCGCTTCAACGAGCAGGAAGTGTTGAATCCGGAAGGCTGGGACTTGCTGAACTTCCTGATGGATGCGCGCACCGGCCTGGGCCGCTTCCGCGAGTTCCGCATCTCCAACTACAACCTGATGATGGACTTGATCGACTACTGCAAGAATCACTCAATTGCAGAGATCATGGAACTGCCGGACGTGAAGGAGCGCAAGGAACTGTACTTCGAGCATGCCGAGAAGTGCAAGGACCAGATCCGCCGCTGCGCCACCGTGCACAAGAACCTGGTGGTGCTGGATCTGCGCAACGAAGAGGTCATCTTCGCCGGCAACCGCTTCATCGTCTACGCGATTTTCCCGCAGACGAATATCTCGATCCACGTGCTGTGGGGCTTGAAGAACCAGAACACCGTGTTCGCCACCGGCAAATCGATCCTGAACCGTAGCTCGAAAACCAATATCGGCGCGCTGATGCTGGAATACGGCGGTGGCGGGCACGAGAATGCCGGCACCTGCCAGGTGGATAACGAGATGGCGGAGGATGTGCTGGGAGCCTTGATCCACCGGATCACGACAGAAGGTTGA
- a CDS encoding nitronate monooxygenase, whose product MKRVDDFRLRFGNDEYVPIMIGGMGVDISTSELALEAARLGGIGHISDAMVEDVSDRKFDTSFVKDKTKLYKHNINNMDKSIVQFDLERLAEAQRLHIGATMKAKQGHGLIFVNCMEKLTMNGPRETLRTRLNAALDAGIDGITLSAGLHFGSFALMADHPRFREAKLGIIVSSVRALQIFLRKNAKLNRLPDYVIVEGPLAGGHLGFGLNDWQDYDLMTITQELLAYFKQENLDIPLIAAGGIFTGSDAVRFLEAGAAGVQVATRFTVTNECGLPEKVKQEYFKASEDDIIVNGVSPTGYPMRMLKNTPAIGSGIRPGCESYGYLLDASGNCSYINAYNREVEAHPEAKTVVVMDKTCLCTHMRNFNCWTCGHYTYKLKDTSFKKPDGDYQMLTAEHVFKDYQFSTDDLIALPEKEF is encoded by the coding sequence ATGAAACGTGTTGATGATTTCCGCCTGCGATTTGGCAACGACGAGTATGTGCCCATCATGATCGGCGGAATGGGGGTCGATATCTCGACCTCGGAACTGGCGCTGGAGGCGGCCCGTCTGGGCGGCATCGGCCATATCTCGGACGCGATGGTGGAAGACGTTTCGGACCGCAAGTTCGACACCAGCTTCGTCAAGGACAAGACCAAGCTCTATAAGCACAACATCAACAATATGGACAAGTCCATTGTCCAGTTCGACCTGGAACGCCTGGCTGAAGCACAGCGCCTGCACATCGGCGCCACCATGAAGGCGAAACAGGGCCACGGCCTGATCTTCGTCAACTGCATGGAAAAGCTGACCATGAACGGCCCGCGCGAAACCCTGCGCACCCGCCTGAACGCGGCGCTGGACGCCGGCATCGACGGCATCACCTTGTCGGCCGGCCTGCACTTCGGCTCGTTCGCGCTGATGGCCGACCACCCACGCTTCCGTGAAGCCAAGCTGGGCATCATCGTGTCGTCGGTGCGCGCACTGCAGATCTTCCTGCGCAAGAACGCCAAGCTGAACCGTTTGCCGGATTACGTGATTGTCGAAGGCCCGCTGGCCGGCGGTCACCTGGGCTTCGGCCTGAACGACTGGCAGGATTACGACCTGATGACCATCACCCAGGAACTGCTGGCGTATTTCAAGCAAGAGAACCTGGACATTCCGCTGATCGCGGCCGGCGGCATCTTCACCGGTTCGGATGCGGTGCGCTTCCTGGAAGCCGGCGCGGCTGGCGTGCAGGTGGCGACCCGCTTCACCGTCACCAACGAATGCGGCCTACCGGAGAAGGTCAAGCAGGAATACTTCAAGGCGTCCGAAGACGACATCATCGTCAACGGCGTGTCGCCGACCGGCTACCCGATGCGCATGTTGAAGAACACGCCGGCGATCGGCTCCGGCATCCGCCCAGGCTGCGAATCCTACGGCTACCTGCTGGACGCCAGCGGCAACTGCTCGTATATCAACGCCTACAACCGCGAAGTCGAAGCGCATCCGGAAGCCAAGACCGTGGTGGTGATGGACAAGACCTGCCTGTGCACGCACATGCGCAACTTCAACTGCTGGACCTGCGGCCACTACACCTACAAGCTGAAGGACACCTCGTTCAAGAAGCCGGACGGCGATTACCAGATGCTGACCGCCGAACACGTGTTCAAGGACTACCAGTTCAGCACCGATGATTTAATAGCATTACCTGAAAAAGAGTTCTAA
- a CDS encoding YajQ family cyclic di-GMP-binding protein has translation MPSFDVVLEADMIEVKNAVEQSQKEIATRFDFKGTGAAVEQKERELTVTADSDFQLQQVRDVLTTKLSKRKVDVRFLDDGEIKKIGGDKVRQVIKVKNGIETEDAKKIVRIIKDSKMKVQASIQGESVRITGTKRDDLQAAMALLRKDATDLPLEFNNFRD, from the coding sequence ATGCCGTCGTTTGATGTAGTTTTGGAAGCCGATATGATCGAAGTAAAGAATGCCGTCGAGCAATCTCAAAAGGAGATCGCCACGCGCTTCGACTTCAAGGGTACCGGCGCCGCCGTCGAACAGAAGGAACGCGAACTGACCGTCACCGCCGATTCCGATTTCCAGTTGCAGCAGGTACGCGACGTCCTGACCACCAAGCTGTCCAAGCGCAAGGTCGACGTGCGCTTCCTCGACGACGGCGAGATCAAGAAGATCGGCGGCGACAAGGTCCGCCAGGTCATCAAGGTCAAGAACGGCATCGAAACGGAAGACGCCAAGAAGATCGTGCGCATCATCAAGGACAGCAAGATGAAGGTGCAGGCCAGCATCCAGGGTGAATCGGTGCGCATCACCGGTACCAAGCGCGACGACCTGCAGGCTGCCATGGCCCTGCTGCGCAAGGACGCCACCGACCTGCCGCTGGAATTCAACAACTTCCGCGACTGA
- the murB gene encoding UDP-N-acetylmuramate dehydrogenase, whose amino-acid sequence MSASSSVQYQHSLQPLNTFGIAATARAYLRVTKKEQLLGVYADGAWATLPKLVLGGGSNVLLTGDFDGLVLHLALEGKELIGGDDRHHFVRASAGENWHAFVQWTVGQGIGGLENLSLIPGTVGAAPIQNIGAYGLEIKDVFHSATVFDPVSGETRVMDAAACRFGYRDSVFKQEGRHLIILDVTFALPKQWTPNLRYAELAAEPGMAEAPTPQQVADAVIAIRRRKLPDPAVIGNAGSFFKNPVVPGAQCAALLARFPNLVHHAQPDGSEKLAAGWLIDQCGWKGKSLGAAGVYPQQALVLVNNGGATGAEVVALAQAIQADVQARYGVLLEPEPVFI is encoded by the coding sequence ATGTCCGCATCGTCTTCCGTCCAGTATCAACATTCCCTCCAGCCCCTCAACACGTTCGGCATCGCCGCGACGGCGCGCGCCTATCTGCGCGTGACGAAAAAGGAGCAACTGCTCGGCGTTTATGCTGATGGCGCCTGGGCTACTTTGCCGAAGCTGGTGTTGGGCGGCGGCAGCAATGTGCTGCTGACGGGCGACTTCGACGGCCTGGTGCTGCACCTCGCGCTCGAAGGCAAGGAGCTGATCGGCGGCGACGACCGGCATCATTTTGTGCGTGCCTCGGCTGGTGAAAACTGGCACGCCTTCGTGCAGTGGACGGTGGGGCAGGGCATCGGCGGGCTGGAAAATTTATCGCTGATTCCGGGCACGGTGGGCGCGGCGCCGATCCAGAATATCGGCGCCTATGGACTGGAAATCAAGGATGTCTTCCACAGCGCGACGGTGTTCGATCCGGTCAGCGGCGAGACGCGCGTGATGGATGCGGCGGCCTGCCGTTTCGGCTATCGCGACAGCGTGTTTAAGCAGGAAGGGCGGCACCTGATTATTTTGGATGTGACATTTGCGCTGCCCAAGCAATGGACGCCGAACCTGCGCTATGCGGAACTGGCGGCGGAGCCGGGCATGGCGGAGGCGCCGACGCCGCAGCAGGTGGCGGATGCGGTGATTGCGATCCGCCGCCGTAAGCTGCCCGATCCTGCGGTGATCGGCAACGCCGGCAGCTTCTTCAAGAATCCCGTGGTGCCGGGCGCGCAATGCGCGGCGCTGCTGGCGCGCTTCCCGAACCTGGTGCACCATGCGCAGCCCGATGGCAGCGAGAAGCTGGCTGCCGGCTGGCTGATCGATCAATGCGGGTGGAAAGGCAAGAGCCTGGGTGCGGCCGGCGTCTATCCGCAACAGGCGCTGGTGCTGGTGAATAACGGCGGCGCCACCGGTGCGGAAGTGGTGGCGCTGGCCCAAGCGATACAGGCCGACGTGCAGGCGCGCTATGGCGTGCTGCTGGAGCCGGAGCCTGTCTTCATCTAA
- a CDS encoding pyrimidine/purine nucleoside phosphorylase, whose amino-acid sequence MSAQIEQVSVVKKSNIYFDGKCVSHTIILADGSKKSVGVIFPSSLTFNTGAPEIMEITGGVCKVRLDGASEWQTYSAGQEFKIAGNSKFDIETVETVDYVCHFG is encoded by the coding sequence ATGAGTGCACAAATCGAGCAAGTCAGCGTCGTCAAGAAATCGAATATCTACTTTGACGGCAAGTGCGTTTCGCACACCATCATCCTGGCCGACGGCAGCAAGAAAAGCGTGGGTGTGATCTTCCCATCGAGCCTGACCTTCAACACCGGCGCGCCGGAAATCATGGAAATCACCGGCGGCGTCTGCAAGGTGCGCCTGGACGGCGCCAGCGAGTGGCAGACCTACAGCGCAGGCCAGGAGTTCAAGATTGCCGGCAACAGCAAGTTCGACATCGAAACCGTCGAGACCGTCGACTACGTTTGCCACTTCGGTTAA
- a CDS encoding diguanylate cyclase, whose product MLSDQPDIEFHYVTDATRSLDTALQLQPTVILQDLVMPTIDGFGQITQYRNEESLRHVPVIVLSAKEDPKLKAHSFSTGANDYMVKLPDKLELLARVRYHSGAHISRLQRDQAFRFLRESQKQLADANIELQKLAALDGLTGIANRRRFDDTMRIEWQRGQRDKKPLTLLMCDVDFFKLYNDSFGHLAGDLCLKKVAAVLTEHLKRPADLAARYGGEEFAIILPETQLTGALIVAESCRRHLEQLAIENPQATTEMSCVTMSVGVASVVPSPAGSVEELIRQADRALYAAKNGGRNRVVNADELPGLTP is encoded by the coding sequence ATGTTGAGCGACCAGCCCGACATCGAATTCCACTACGTGACCGACGCCACCAGGTCGCTGGACACGGCGTTGCAGCTGCAGCCGACCGTGATCCTGCAAGACCTGGTGATGCCGACCATCGACGGCTTCGGCCAGATCACGCAATACCGCAACGAGGAAAGTCTGCGCCACGTGCCGGTGATCGTCCTCTCGGCCAAGGAAGACCCCAAGCTCAAGGCGCACAGCTTCAGCACCGGCGCCAACGACTACATGGTCAAGCTGCCGGACAAGCTGGAACTGCTGGCGCGCGTGCGCTACCACTCGGGCGCGCACATCAGCCGCCTGCAGCGCGACCAGGCGTTCCGCTTCCTGCGCGAGAGCCAGAAGCAGCTGGCCGACGCCAACATCGAACTGCAAAAGCTGGCGGCGCTCGACGGCCTGACCGGCATCGCCAACCGCCGCCGCTTCGACGACACCATGCGCATCGAATGGCAGCGCGGCCAGCGCGACAAGAAGCCCTTGACGCTGCTGATGTGCGACGTCGACTTCTTCAAATTGTACAACGACAGCTTCGGCCACCTGGCGGGCGATCTATGCCTGAAAAAAGTGGCCGCAGTGCTGACCGAACACCTGAAGCGCCCGGCCGACCTGGCCGCACGCTACGGCGGCGAGGAATTCGCAATTATCCTGCCCGAGACTCAATTGACCGGGGCACTGATCGTGGCCGAGTCATGCCGCCGCCACCTGGAGCAGCTCGCGATCGAAAATCCGCAGGCCACCACGGAAATGTCATGCGTGACCATGTCGGTCGGCGTGGCCAGCGTGGTGCCCTCGCCTGCGGGCAGCGTGGAAGAGCTGATCCGGCAAGCCGACCGGGCCCTGTACGCGGCCAAGAACGGTGGCCGCAACCGCGTGGTGAACGCGGACGAGTTGCCCGGTCTCACACCATAA
- the cheB gene encoding chemotaxis-specific protein-glutamate methyltransferase CheB, with protein MKIAIANDVAMAAEALRRVVASTAEHQVLWIARTGADAVRMCADNRPDLILMDLNMPELDGVEATRQIMEHSPCAILVVTGRPQDNVNQVFRALGAGALDVTATPVLQGQPGGDAELLAKIRTMDKLIRHSGGNQAMLPRTAANPNGNGHAGDGADTERVTSLLAIGASTGGPVAVSKLLAGWKAPRGCAIVVVQHIDQHFADNFARWLGEQLEMPVRAAEEGDELVAGTILIAKSNDHLTLDQNLRLRYDIHPKDYAYRPSVDVFFHCVAQHWKGDAVGVLLTGMGRDGAEGLLAMRRAGQTTIAQDQASSAVYGMPRAAAELDAAQMILPLAKIGPVLRSTLGGRGQ; from the coding sequence ATGAAGATAGCCATCGCCAACGATGTCGCCATGGCGGCCGAGGCGCTCAGGCGTGTAGTCGCCAGCACCGCCGAACATCAGGTGTTGTGGATAGCACGCACCGGCGCCGATGCGGTGCGCATGTGTGCCGACAACCGTCCAGACCTGATCCTGATGGACCTGAACATGCCGGAACTCGACGGCGTGGAAGCCACGCGCCAGATCATGGAGCACAGCCCGTGCGCGATCCTGGTGGTGACCGGCCGGCCGCAGGACAACGTCAACCAGGTGTTCCGCGCGCTGGGCGCCGGTGCGCTGGACGTGACGGCCACGCCGGTGCTGCAGGGCCAGCCGGGCGGCGACGCCGAACTGCTGGCCAAGATCCGCACCATGGACAAGCTGATACGCCACAGCGGCGGCAACCAGGCCATGCTGCCCCGCACCGCCGCCAACCCCAATGGCAACGGCCACGCGGGCGACGGGGCGGACACCGAAAGAGTCACCTCGCTGCTGGCCATCGGCGCTTCCACCGGCGGGCCGGTGGCGGTCTCCAAGCTGCTGGCCGGCTGGAAGGCGCCGCGCGGTTGCGCCATCGTGGTGGTGCAGCACATCGACCAGCACTTCGCCGATAATTTCGCGCGCTGGCTGGGCGAACAACTGGAGATGCCGGTGCGCGCGGCCGAAGAAGGCGACGAACTGGTGGCCGGAACCATCCTCATCGCCAAGAGCAACGATCACCTGACGCTGGATCAAAACCTCCGCTTGCGTTACGATATCCATCCGAAGGACTACGCTTACCGGCCGTCGGTGGACGTGTTCTTCCACTGCGTGGCGCAGCACTGGAAAGGCGACGCGGTCGGTGTTCTGCTGACCGGCATGGGACGCGATGGCGCCGAAGGCCTGCTGGCGATGCGCCGCGCGGGCCAGACCACCATCGCCCAGGACCAGGCCAGCAGCGCGGTGTACGGCATGCCGCGCGCGGCGGCAGAGCTGGACGCGGCGCAGATGATTTTACCGTTGGCGAAGATAGGACCGGTCTTGCGCAGCACCCTGGGTGGACGTGGTCAATAA